Proteins encoded within one genomic window of Pigmentiphaga sp. H8:
- a CDS encoding electron transfer flavoprotein subunit alpha/FixB family protein, translating into MAALVVAEHDNVSIGSATLCTIAAAAACGGEVHVLVAGSGVDAAARAASRIADVARVLQAEAPCLADGLAENVAAQVLAVAGGYSHILFPANASGKSVAPRVAAKLDVSQISDIVRVESADTFERPIYAGNALATVQSDDPVKVITVRATGFDPVAATGADAPIEAIPAVAGHGKSRFAGREISSSDRPDLTAAKVVVSGGRGLGSADRFREIIAPLADKLGAAIGASRAAVDAGYAPHDLQVGQTGKVVAPQLYIATGISGAIQHLAGMKDSKVIVAINKDGEAPIFGVADYGLEADLFEAVPELLARL; encoded by the coding sequence ATGGCCGCACTCGTCGTTGCCGAGCACGACAACGTTTCCATCGGTTCCGCCACGCTGTGTACCATCGCGGCGGCCGCCGCCTGTGGCGGCGAGGTCCACGTATTGGTGGCGGGCAGCGGGGTGGACGCAGCCGCGCGGGCCGCTTCCCGGATCGCCGACGTGGCCCGGGTACTGCAGGCCGAGGCGCCCTGCCTGGCCGATGGCCTGGCCGAAAACGTCGCGGCCCAGGTGCTTGCCGTGGCGGGCGGCTACAGCCACATTCTCTTTCCCGCGAACGCCAGCGGCAAGAGCGTCGCGCCCCGCGTCGCCGCGAAGCTCGACGTCTCCCAGATCAGCGACATCGTCCGCGTGGAAAGCGCGGACACCTTCGAGCGGCCCATCTATGCCGGCAACGCGCTGGCCACGGTGCAGAGCGACGATCCCGTCAAGGTGATCACCGTGCGTGCCACGGGCTTCGATCCGGTGGCGGCGACGGGCGCAGACGCGCCGATCGAAGCCATACCGGCGGTGGCCGGCCACGGCAAGAGCCGCTTCGCCGGGCGTGAGATCAGCAGCAGCGACCGCCCCGACCTGACCGCGGCGAAGGTCGTGGTGTCGGGCGGCCGCGGCCTGGGCAGCGCCGACCGGTTCCGCGAGATCATCGCTCCGCTGGCCGACAAGCTGGGCGCGGCGATCGGCGCCAGCCGCGCCGCCGTCGATGCCGGCTATGCCCCGCACGACCTGCAGGTGGGCCAGACCGGCAAGGTCGTGGCGCCGCAGCTCTATATTGCCACGGGCATCTCGGGCGCCATCCAGCACCTGGCGGGCATGAAGGATTCCAAGGTGATCGTGGCGATCAACAAGGACGGCGAGGCGCCGATCTTCGGCGTTGCCGACTATGGGCTGGAGGCCGACCTGTTCGAGGCGGTCCCGGAACTGCTGGCGCGGCTCTGA
- a CDS encoding VOC family protein, giving the protein METTGFADGDEIRTRFSRRMSEMYRREVPQYGALLDLVADVNAAALRRDPSLRERLARAGELERLGVERHGAIRLGSAGELATMRRVFAVMGMQPVGYYDLSIAGVPVHATAFRPVDDSSLARNPFRVFTSLLRLDLIEDAGLRRVATEILERRRIFTPRLLALVERAEGQGGLAGTEADELVAEALQTFRWHSAATVDKATYARLHDAHRLVADVVCFKGPHINHLTPRTLDIDAVQAAMPARGIAAKTVIEGPPPRKVALLLRQTSFKALEERIAFAGEDIRAPGTHTARFGEIEQRGVALTRKGRARYDALLARARRGASGQDYAGRLAGAFKDFPDDLPTLRREGLAFFRYARTGRGNRDGVSARLPLETQIERGLVRADPIVYEDFLPVSAAGIFQSNLGETGPRSYAGNAAQAAFEHALGAPVLDEIALYEAAQARSLDALAQR; this is encoded by the coding sequence ATGGAAACAACCGGTTTCGCCGACGGCGACGAGATCCGCACCCGGTTCTCCCGCCGCATGTCGGAAATGTACCGGCGCGAGGTACCGCAGTACGGCGCGCTGCTCGACCTGGTCGCGGACGTCAATGCCGCCGCGCTGCGGCGCGATCCGTCGTTGCGCGAGCGCCTGGCGCGCGCCGGAGAGCTGGAGCGCCTGGGCGTCGAGCGCCATGGCGCGATTCGCCTCGGCTCCGCCGGGGAGCTCGCCACGATGCGGCGCGTCTTCGCCGTCATGGGCATGCAGCCTGTCGGCTACTACGATCTGTCGATCGCGGGCGTGCCCGTGCACGCCACCGCCTTTCGCCCCGTGGACGACTCGTCCCTGGCGCGCAATCCGTTCCGGGTGTTCACGTCGCTGTTGCGCCTGGATCTGATCGAGGATGCCGGCCTGCGCCGGGTCGCGACGGAAATCCTGGAACGGCGCCGGATCTTCACCCCCCGTCTGCTGGCCCTGGTCGAGCGGGCGGAGGGGCAGGGCGGGCTGGCCGGAACCGAGGCCGACGAACTGGTGGCCGAGGCGCTGCAGACCTTCCGCTGGCACAGCGCGGCCACGGTGGACAAGGCGACCTACGCCAGGCTGCACGATGCCCATCGCCTGGTTGCCGACGTCGTCTGCTTCAAGGGACCGCACATCAATCACCTGACGCCGCGCACGCTGGACATCGATGCCGTGCAGGCGGCGATGCCGGCGCGGGGCATCGCCGCCAAGACGGTGATCGAAGGGCCGCCGCCGCGCAAGGTGGCGCTGCTGCTCAGGCAGACCAGTTTCAAGGCGCTGGAGGAGCGCATCGCCTTCGCGGGCGAGGACATCCGGGCGCCGGGCACCCATACCGCCCGCTTCGGCGAAATCGAGCAGCGCGGCGTGGCGCTGACCCGCAAGGGCCGCGCGCGCTATGACGCGCTGCTGGCGCGCGCCCGGCGCGGCGCGTCGGGGCAGGATTACGCCGGCCGGCTGGCCGGCGCGTTCAAGGACTTCCCCGACGATCTGCCCACGCTGCGGCGCGAGGGGCTGGCTTTCTTCCGCTATGCGCGCACCGGCCGGGGCAACCGGGACGGCGTCAGCGCGCGCCTGCCCCTGGAGACGCAAATCGAGCGCGGCCTGGTCCGGGCCGATCCCATCGTCTACGAAGACTTCCTGCCGGTAAGCGCCGCGGGCATCTTCCAGTCGAACCTGGGCGAAACCGGACCACGCAGCTATGCCGGCAACGCCGCGCAAGCGGCGTTCGAGCACGCCCTGGGGGCGCCGGTGCTGGACGAAATCGCGCTGTACGAGGCGGCACAGGCCCGTTCGCTCGACGCGCTCGCGCAAAGGTGA
- a CDS encoding molybdopterin oxidoreductase family protein: MFDFLRSTPPVHDPLEPPAPGAANEVKHTTCYMCACRCGIRVHLRDGEVRYIDGNPDHPLNQGKICAKGSSGIMKQHSPARLTVPLKRRPGTARGDGEYVEISWDEVYAILTERLGRIRATDPKRFALFTGRDQMQALTALWARQFGTPNYAAHGGFCSVNMAAGMIYSIGGSFWEFGGPDLEHARLFVMIGTAEDHHSNPLKTAISKFKRAGGRFISINPVRTGYSAIAHEWIPIRPGTDGALFMALIRELIATGEFDRDFVARHTNAMDLVDLDSGLIVGTGDALEGEREVAGKPARPAFELLRERVADCTPEWASAITGIPAARIVALAREMGETAMRGAFELPIPWTDTDGVEHAGVVARPVAFHAMRGLAAHSNGFQTIRALAILMSLLGTIDRPGGFRHKAPFPKAIPPGVRPPNSWDQVRPMTPLGAAPLGFPAGPDDLAVGPDGEPIRIDKGFSWEHPLSAHGLMHNVITNAWRGDPYRIDTLLIFMANMAWNSTMNTTQVRAMLNDRDPGGDYRIPFIAVCDAFASEMTQYADLILPDTTYLERHDAMSLLDRPISEFDGPVDSVRIPVVAPKGQCKPFQEVLIELGWRLKLPVFTDPDGGRKYQGYEDFIVRYETAPGSGIGFLGGWRGANGDKSLVGEPNPRQWEKYAENHCVFHHELPPGMQYMRNWNRDYLAFARQAGFNGAPEPIRIHLYSPVMQEFRLAAQGRRAGKQPPPHLRARIERHFDPLPFWSPPLEYAATDLEKYPLNAITQRPMAMYHSWDSQNAWLRQIHSHNYLMVNPATARAAGIEDGGWIWAESQWGRLRCMCRYSEAVEPGTVWTWNAIGKSRGAWNLGPQADESSKGFLLNHLISEELPLPGGGPAGTVSNSDPVTGQAGWYDVRVRISPADPGEPKEVWPRFPAMKQMPGTGIIRKVQAYFAGNK, from the coding sequence ATGTTTGATTTCCTGCGTTCCACCCCGCCCGTCCACGATCCGCTCGAGCCGCCCGCGCCCGGCGCCGCGAACGAGGTCAAGCACACGACCTGCTACATGTGCGCCTGCCGCTGCGGCATCCGCGTACACCTGCGCGATGGCGAGGTCCGCTACATCGACGGCAATCCGGACCATCCGCTGAACCAGGGGAAGATCTGCGCCAAGGGCTCGTCCGGCATCATGAAGCAGCACTCGCCCGCGCGGCTCACGGTGCCGCTCAAGCGCCGGCCGGGCACCGCCCGCGGCGACGGGGAATACGTCGAGATTTCCTGGGACGAGGTCTATGCCATCCTGACCGAGCGCCTGGGCCGCATCCGCGCCACCGACCCCAAGCGCTTCGCGCTGTTCACGGGCCGCGACCAGATGCAGGCCCTGACGGCGCTCTGGGCGCGCCAGTTCGGCACCCCCAACTACGCCGCGCATGGCGGATTCTGTTCGGTCAACATGGCCGCGGGCATGATCTACAGCATAGGCGGCTCGTTCTGGGAGTTCGGCGGCCCGGACCTGGAGCATGCCAGGCTGTTCGTCATGATAGGCACCGCCGAGGACCACCATTCCAATCCGCTGAAGACCGCGATCTCGAAGTTCAAGCGCGCCGGCGGCCGCTTCATCTCCATCAATCCCGTGCGCACCGGGTACTCCGCCATCGCCCATGAATGGATCCCGATACGGCCAGGGACCGACGGGGCGCTTTTCATGGCGCTGATCCGGGAACTGATCGCCACGGGCGAATTCGACCGCGATTTCGTCGCCCGCCATACCAATGCCATGGACCTGGTCGATCTGGACAGCGGCCTTATCGTCGGCACGGGCGACGCGCTGGAGGGCGAGCGCGAGGTGGCGGGCAAGCCCGCCAGGCCCGCCTTCGAGCTCCTGCGCGAACGCGTGGCGGACTGTACGCCGGAATGGGCCAGCGCCATCACCGGCATCCCGGCGGCGCGCATCGTCGCCCTGGCCCGCGAGATGGGCGAGACAGCCATGCGCGGCGCGTTCGAACTGCCCATTCCCTGGACGGATACCGACGGCGTGGAGCATGCCGGCGTCGTCGCCCGTCCCGTGGCGTTCCACGCGATGCGGGGCCTGGCTGCGCACTCCAACGGCTTCCAGACCATTCGCGCGCTGGCCATCCTGATGAGCCTGCTGGGCACGATAGACCGGCCCGGAGGCTTCCGCCACAAGGCGCCGTTCCCGAAGGCCATCCCGCCGGGCGTGCGGCCGCCGAACTCCTGGGACCAGGTGCGGCCGATGACGCCGCTGGGCGCCGCCCCGCTGGGATTCCCGGCCGGCCCCGACGACCTTGCCGTCGGGCCGGACGGCGAACCGATACGGATAGACAAGGGGTTCTCGTGGGAGCATCCGCTCTCGGCCCACGGCCTGATGCACAACGTCATCACCAACGCCTGGCGCGGCGATCCGTACCGCATCGACACCCTGCTGATCTTCATGGCGAACATGGCGTGGAACTCGACCATGAACACCACCCAGGTGCGGGCCATGCTGAACGACCGCGACCCGGGCGGCGACTACCGGATTCCCTTCATCGCGGTGTGCGATGCATTCGCTTCGGAGATGACCCAGTACGCCGACCTGATCCTGCCCGACACCACCTACCTGGAGCGGCACGACGCGATGTCGCTGCTCGATCGGCCGATTTCCGAGTTCGACGGCCCGGTGGACTCCGTGCGCATACCCGTGGTCGCACCGAAAGGGCAGTGCAAGCCTTTCCAGGAGGTGCTGATCGAACTGGGCTGGCGCCTGAAGCTGCCGGTGTTCACCGACCCGGACGGCGGGCGCAAGTACCAGGGCTACGAAGATTTCATCGTCCGCTACGAGACCGCGCCCGGTTCGGGCATCGGCTTCCTGGGCGGCTGGCGCGGCGCGAACGGCGACAAATCGCTGGTCGGCGAGCCCAATCCGCGCCAGTGGGAAAAGTATGCCGAGAACCATTGCGTGTTCCATCACGAGCTGCCGCCCGGCATGCAGTACATGCGCAACTGGAACCGCGACTATCTTGCCTTTGCCCGGCAGGCCGGATTCAACGGCGCGCCCGAGCCCATCCGCATCCATCTGTACTCGCCGGTCATGCAGGAATTCCGGCTGGCCGCCCAGGGCCGGCGCGCGGGCAAGCAGCCGCCGCCGCACCTGCGCGCGCGCATCGAACGCCACTTCGATCCGCTGCCTTTCTGGTCGCCGCCGCTCGAATACGCCGCGACCGATCTCGAGAAATATCCGCTCAACGCCATCACGCAGCGGCCCATGGCCATGTATCACTCGTGGGATTCGCAGAATGCCTGGCTGCGCCAGATCCACAGCCACAACTACCTCATGGTCAATCCGGCCACGGCGCGCGCCGCCGGAATCGAGGACGGCGGATGGATATGGGCCGAGTCGCAGTGGGGCCGGCTGCGATGCATGTGCCGCTACAGCGAGGCGGTCGAGCCCGGCACCGTCTGGACCTGGAACGCCATCGGCAAGTCGCGCGGCGCCTGGAACCTGGGGCCGCAGGCGGACGAATCCAGCAAGGGCTTCCTGCTCAACCATTTGATCTCGGAAGAGCTGCCCCTGCCGGGCGGGGGCCCGGCCGGAACGGTTTCCAACAGCGATCCGGTCACTGGCCAGGCCGGATGGTACGACGTCCGCGTGCGCATCAGTCCGGCGGACCCCGGCGAACCCAAGGAGGTCTGGCCACGGTTCCCCGCCATGAAGCAGATGCCGGGCACCGGCATCATCCGCAAGGTCCAGGCCTATTTCGCCGGCAACAAGTGA
- a CDS encoding electron transfer flavoprotein subunit beta/FixA family protein, with translation MKVLVAVKRVVDYNVKVRVKADGSGVDIANAKMSMNPFDEIAVEEAVRLKEKGIATEVVAVSCGVAACQETLRTAMAMGADRGILVETDEALQPLAVAKLLKALADREQPQLMLLGKQAIDDDANQTGQMLAALADLPQATFAGRIELRDGEAVVTREVDKGVETVVLSLPAVVTVDLRLNAPRFVTLPNVMKARKKAIEVVKPDELGVQAGSRLRTIRVTEPRPRTASARVPDVATLVDRLRNEAKVL, from the coding sequence ATGAAGGTATTGGTCGCGGTCAAGCGGGTGGTGGACTACAACGTGAAGGTTCGCGTCAAGGCGGACGGCTCCGGCGTGGACATCGCCAATGCGAAGATGAGCATGAATCCTTTCGACGAGATCGCCGTCGAGGAAGCCGTCCGGCTCAAGGAAAAAGGCATCGCCACCGAGGTCGTGGCCGTCTCCTGCGGCGTCGCCGCGTGCCAGGAGACCTTGCGCACGGCCATGGCCATGGGCGCCGACCGAGGTATCCTGGTCGAGACCGACGAAGCACTGCAGCCGCTGGCCGTGGCCAAGCTGCTTAAGGCGCTGGCCGATCGGGAACAGCCGCAGCTCATGCTGCTGGGCAAGCAGGCCATCGACGACGACGCGAACCAGACGGGCCAGATGCTGGCGGCGTTGGCGGATCTGCCGCAGGCGACCTTCGCGGGCCGGATCGAGCTGCGGGACGGCGAGGCGGTGGTCACCCGCGAGGTGGACAAGGGCGTGGAGACCGTCGTGCTCTCCCTGCCCGCCGTCGTCACCGTCGATCTGAGGTTGAATGCGCCGCGTTTCGTCACCTTGCCCAACGTCATGAAGGCCAGGAAGAAGGCCATCGAGGTCGTCAAGCCCGACGAGCTCGGGGTCCAGGCCGGATCGCGCCTGCGCACGATCCGTGTCACCGAGCCGCGTCCGCGCACGGCGTCCGCCAGGGTGCCCGACGTGGCGACGCTGGTCGACAGGTTGCGCAACGAAGCCAAGGTCCTTTGA